One genomic window of Rhizomicrobium sp. includes the following:
- the phnX gene encoding phosphonoacetaldehyde hydrolase, whose amino-acid sequence MTFPVKAVVFDWAGTMIDFGCMAPVRALTDTFAEEGMALSVAEARRDMGKAKLDHLRALLADPVIAARWTALKGRPPEQGDIDRLYEKLVPAMTRAAAESSLLIPGAARAAEQLRALGVRIGSGTGYTRDMMADILPRAAEQGYAPDVVVCAGETPSGRPAPLMTWKALIALDAWPARACIKVDDAPVGIEEGRQAGCWTVGLSASGNEVGLDRDAFFALPAQERRARLDTAEYALRAAGADFVIEDVSQFIPVVHEIARRIAAS is encoded by the coding sequence GTGACGTTTCCCGTCAAGGCGGTGGTGTTCGATTGGGCCGGCACCATGATCGATTTCGGCTGCATGGCGCCGGTCCGGGCGCTGACCGATACGTTCGCGGAGGAGGGGATGGCGCTTTCGGTCGCGGAAGCGCGCCGCGACATGGGCAAGGCCAAGCTCGACCATCTGCGGGCGCTGCTGGCCGATCCGGTCATAGCCGCACGCTGGACCGCGCTGAAGGGCCGTCCGCCGGAGCAGGGCGATATCGACCGGCTCTATGAGAAGCTGGTGCCGGCGATGACGCGCGCCGCCGCCGAGAGTTCGCTGCTGATTCCGGGCGCGGCCCGTGCCGCGGAGCAATTGCGGGCGCTGGGTGTCCGCATCGGCTCGGGCACCGGCTATACGCGCGACATGATGGCGGACATCCTGCCGCGCGCCGCGGAACAAGGTTATGCGCCGGACGTCGTGGTCTGCGCCGGCGAGACTCCAAGCGGAAGGCCGGCGCCGCTGATGACCTGGAAAGCGCTCATCGCGCTGGACGCGTGGCCGGCGCGCGCCTGCATCAAGGTGGACGACGCCCCGGTCGGTATCGAGGAAGGCCGGCAGGCGGGGTGCTGGACCGTCGGTCTGTCCGCATCGGGCAACGAAGTCGGGCTGGATCGCGACGCCTTTTTCGCCCTGCCGGCGCAGGAACGGCGCGCAAGGCTCGATACGGCCGAGTACGCGCTGCGCGCGGCGGGCGCCGATTTCGTCATCGAGGACGTGTCGCAGTTCATTCCCGTCGTGCACGAGATCGCCCGCCGGATCGCAGCGTCATGA
- a CDS encoding DUF5690 family protein gives MSLAAASGGTSILERLRGWLSRAPAFVFTLYGGTMAFGAYFAMYAFRKPFAAASFADAAPVLVDYKIALVIAQVFGYALSKIAGIKVVSEMPPPRRAVAILGLIGAAEVALVLFGLIPAPWNIACLFADGLALGMIWGLVFGFLEGRRVSEALGAMLCASFIVSSGVVKSAGASVMLHGWANEYWMPAVTGLLFTPLLLLCVFGLAALPPPTAQDELQRVARAPMDGASRRAMFAAFAPGLIALIVIYVGLTALRDFRDNFAAEIWTGLGFRNDAEIFTLSELPVAAIVLATLALLMFIRDNRRAFLANLALVAVGLALAGLSSAAFQAGAIGPVTWMIALGAGLYLAYTPFNALLFDRFIAASGRTGTAGFLIYVADGCGYLSSVILLVFYNFVGVRIPWVPFLCNISYVAALAGLVLIVGAAIYFRRHLVAEVRSADGPAKA, from the coding sequence ATGAGCCTTGCGGCCGCCTCCGGCGGAACCTCCATCCTGGAACGCCTGCGCGGCTGGCTTTCGCGGGCACCCGCCTTCGTCTTCACGCTCTATGGCGGCACGATGGCGTTCGGCGCCTATTTCGCCATGTACGCCTTCCGCAAACCCTTCGCGGCGGCCAGCTTCGCCGACGCCGCGCCGGTGCTGGTCGACTATAAGATCGCCTTGGTGATCGCCCAGGTGTTCGGCTACGCGCTGTCCAAGATCGCCGGCATCAAGGTGGTCTCCGAGATGCCGCCGCCGCGCCGCGCCGTCGCGATCCTCGGGCTGATCGGGGCGGCCGAGGTCGCCCTGGTCCTGTTCGGCCTCATACCCGCGCCCTGGAACATCGCCTGCCTGTTCGCCGACGGCTTGGCGCTGGGCATGATCTGGGGCCTCGTGTTCGGCTTCCTGGAGGGACGGCGCGTGTCCGAGGCGCTCGGCGCGATGCTGTGCGCCAGCTTCATCGTTTCCTCCGGCGTGGTCAAATCCGCTGGCGCGAGCGTGATGCTGCATGGCTGGGCGAACGAGTACTGGATGCCGGCGGTGACGGGCCTGCTGTTCACGCCGCTCCTGCTGCTCTGTGTGTTCGGCCTTGCCGCCCTGCCGCCGCCGACGGCGCAGGACGAACTGCAGCGGGTGGCGCGGGCGCCGATGGACGGCGCGTCGCGGCGGGCGATGTTCGCGGCCTTCGCGCCCGGCCTGATCGCGTTGATCGTCATCTATGTTGGGCTGACGGCCTTGCGCGATTTCCGCGACAACTTCGCCGCCGAGATCTGGACCGGCCTGGGCTTTCGCAACGACGCCGAGATCTTCACGCTGTCCGAGCTGCCGGTGGCGGCGATCGTCCTGGCGACTCTCGCGCTTCTCATGTTCATCCGCGACAACCGTCGCGCCTTCCTGGCCAATCTCGCTTTGGTGGCGGTCGGCCTCGCGCTCGCCGGATTGTCTTCCGCCGCCTTTCAGGCCGGCGCGATAGGCCCGGTGACCTGGATGATCGCGCTCGGCGCCGGTCTTTATCTCGCCTACACGCCGTTCAATGCGCTGCTGTTCGACCGGTTCATTGCCGCCAGCGGGCGCACCGGCACCGCCGGGTTCCTGATCTACGTCGCCGATGGCTGCGGCTATCTGAGTTCGGTCATCCTGCTGGTCTTCTACAATTTCGTCGGCGTGCGCATTCCGTGGGTCCCGTTTCTTTGCAACATTTCCTATGTCGCGGCCCTGGCCGGGCTCGTGTTGATCGTCGGCGCGGCGATCTATTTCCGCCGGCATCTCGTGGCGGAGGTCCGCTCCGCGGACGGCCCCGCTAAGGCGTAG
- a CDS encoding LysR substrate-binding domain-containing protein, whose amino-acid sequence MGVNHQHLRAFHVIATEGSISRAARRLNVAQPTLSQQLKALEGRHQAALFDGRKPPLRLTAFGQQLFDLTRKLFVASQDIDDLLRDPEGRVTADLRLGSDSPFFAVRLAAAIRARNSAIAIRVRIGNAVETFSWLKDRQIDVGIVSDPPGDNAFAYEPLFSDKLVMAVPKDHPLAKQPVFPLAALAQERLLVRETTSRTRMAMEELLQAFDIAPIEVMELHTRETIREGVAIGLGVSIFFSLDCPPDNRISLLPLDVDVGPSRLTGYVVCLNERRRTPLLCSVVEAAAGLRAMSPLPIRPVSADAVPRPVRKAADRLLEPTP is encoded by the coding sequence GTGGGCGTGAACCACCAGCATTTGCGCGCATTTCACGTGATCGCGACCGAAGGCAGCATCAGTCGCGCGGCGCGGCGGCTGAACGTGGCGCAACCGACACTGTCCCAACAGCTTAAGGCGCTCGAAGGGCGGCATCAGGCCGCGCTGTTCGACGGCCGCAAGCCGCCGCTCCGGCTGACCGCCTTCGGTCAGCAATTGTTCGACCTGACCCGCAAGCTGTTCGTGGCCTCGCAGGACATCGACGACCTGCTGCGCGATCCTGAAGGACGCGTGACAGCGGATCTGCGCCTCGGATCGGATTCGCCCTTTTTCGCCGTGCGGCTAGCGGCCGCAATTCGCGCCCGGAATTCGGCGATCGCCATACGTGTACGCATCGGCAATGCCGTGGAAACATTTTCCTGGCTGAAAGACAGGCAGATCGATGTCGGCATAGTCAGCGATCCGCCGGGCGACAACGCCTTCGCCTATGAGCCGCTGTTCAGTGACAAACTTGTAATGGCGGTGCCAAAGGACCATCCGCTGGCGAAGCAGCCGGTCTTCCCGCTCGCCGCGCTGGCGCAGGAGCGTCTGCTGGTGCGCGAGACGACATCGCGGACCCGCATGGCCATGGAAGAACTCCTGCAGGCCTTCGACATCGCGCCGATAGAGGTGATGGAACTGCATACGCGCGAGACGATCCGCGAGGGCGTCGCGATCGGGCTGGGCGTCAGCATCTTCTTCTCGCTCGACTGTCCCCCGGACAACCGGATCAGTCTTTTGCCCCTGGACGTCGATGTCGGCCCGTCCCGCCTCACCGGCTACGTCGTTTGCCTCAACGAAAGAAGGCGGACGCCGCTGTTGTGTTCGGTGGTGGAGGCCGCCGCCGGGCTTCGCGCCATGAGTCCCTTGCCGATCCGCCCGGTCAGCGCCGATGCGGTGCCGCGCCCCGTCAGAAAAGCCGCCGACAGATTGCTGGAGCCTACGCCTTAG
- a CDS encoding TonB-dependent receptor: MKASYKFSCAVAALLSGCGAALAATDTNTQPGGIETVVVTAERRSQSVQDVPSTIQAFTGHDLADLNVFNVQELLRYTPNVTYGNNGPGQGEIIMRGLSNGFRGNQSSGTIGNFPNVAIYLDDQSMQFPARNVDIYMVDMDRIEVLEGPQGTLFGGGAEAGAIRYITKKPVLDTFEGKAEAGYGFTAEGADNSSANITLNVPIIDGKLAVRASIYDERQGGYIDNVPSTFTRSNEDLGNFYFNIHPAGGVCPNGQAPGLATGLCTLPLAQAPQANNQSVVGKDFNPTTYSGGRISALYQISDDWDVLIGESLENLETDGLSVEYPTGSDFQKLQPLQVTSFAPSFNKDRYSNTSWTVNGKIADLKVVYTGGYTDRHIKEQMDYTNYSRSGGGMYYQCVGGSTGWGAGAPSCYSPIGYWQDTIDSTHLSNEFRVSTPDDWRLRVIAGAYFEQFRIYDDMNFNYKTIPACNPAQLTAALAGGPVCAADVRTAPGSTANFPGIRSDATAFGEDTQRGYDQTAFFASADYDIIPDTLTVTAGTRWYEYREFEVGSQYGTGTGCMNVPNGACSGGLVNIDAAHDKKTYAGFKSRGNVTWHITPDIMAYYTFSQGFRPGAFNRSVSNVAPGPGGIPQFTKPNGYGPDSLQNQEIGVKGTFLDNRLQVNLSAYLMQWNNVQFLFFNPPYLGNTTFGINGPDYHVKGLEGQVEALITDGLTVEGSGSYNDDTQAGSPCLVANNPASPTFGNCITQIIPKGGATLQPFVNPFGAPGTVPAFSPKYQGNIRFRYDWKAWTYDMFAMVGASYTGSMYNQPATYTSGVGVVVPNTTFLRYLQPAFTTFDASIGISMDKWYAQIFGQNLGDDHSSTFTSSAQFIKAETPLRPRVVGLKLGYNF; the protein is encoded by the coding sequence ATGAAAGCCAGTTACAAGTTTTCCTGTGCCGTGGCGGCCCTGCTGAGCGGGTGTGGCGCCGCTCTCGCCGCCACCGACACGAACACCCAGCCCGGCGGAATCGAGACGGTCGTCGTGACGGCCGAGCGCCGTTCGCAAAGCGTGCAGGATGTGCCCTCGACCATCCAGGCCTTCACGGGACACGATCTGGCCGATCTCAACGTCTTCAACGTCCAGGAGCTTCTGCGCTACACGCCCAACGTCACTTACGGAAACAACGGCCCGGGCCAGGGCGAAATCATCATGCGCGGCCTGAGCAACGGCTTCCGCGGCAACCAGTCCAGCGGCACGATCGGAAACTTCCCGAACGTCGCGATCTACCTGGACGACCAGTCGATGCAGTTCCCGGCGCGCAACGTGGACATCTACATGGTGGACATGGACCGCATCGAAGTGCTCGAAGGCCCGCAAGGCACGCTGTTCGGCGGCGGCGCCGAGGCCGGCGCCATCCGCTACATCACCAAGAAGCCGGTGCTCGACACGTTCGAAGGCAAGGCCGAAGCGGGCTACGGCTTCACCGCCGAGGGCGCCGACAATTCGAGCGCGAACATCACGCTTAACGTGCCGATCATCGACGGCAAGCTGGCGGTGCGCGCATCGATCTATGACGAGCGCCAGGGCGGCTATATCGACAACGTGCCCAGCACCTTCACGCGCTCCAACGAGGATCTCGGCAACTTCTATTTCAACATCCATCCCGCCGGCGGCGTCTGCCCCAACGGCCAAGCGCCCGGTCTGGCGACGGGCTTGTGCACGCTGCCGCTTGCCCAGGCGCCCCAGGCCAACAATCAGTCGGTCGTGGGCAAGGACTTCAATCCGACGACCTATAGCGGCGGGCGCATCTCGGCGCTGTATCAGATCAGCGACGACTGGGACGTCCTGATCGGCGAAAGCCTGGAGAACCTGGAGACGGACGGCCTGTCGGTCGAATATCCGACCGGCTCCGACTTCCAGAAGCTCCAGCCGCTGCAGGTCACGTCCTTCGCGCCGTCCTTCAACAAGGACCGCTACTCCAACACCTCCTGGACCGTGAACGGCAAGATCGCGGATCTCAAAGTCGTCTACACCGGCGGCTATACGGACCGGCACATCAAGGAGCAGATGGACTACACCAACTACTCCCGGTCCGGCGGCGGCATGTACTATCAGTGCGTCGGCGGCAGCACGGGCTGGGGCGCCGGCGCTCCGAGCTGCTATTCGCCCATCGGCTATTGGCAGGACACGATCGACAGCACGCATCTGAGCAACGAATTCCGCGTCAGCACGCCGGACGACTGGCGCCTGCGCGTCATCGCCGGCGCGTATTTCGAGCAGTTCCGCATCTACGACGACATGAACTTCAACTATAAGACGATCCCGGCGTGCAATCCGGCCCAGCTCACCGCCGCGCTCGCCGGCGGACCGGTCTGCGCCGCCGACGTGCGCACGGCGCCGGGCTCCACCGCCAACTTCCCCGGCATCCGCAGCGACGCCACCGCGTTCGGCGAGGATACGCAGCGCGGCTACGACCAGACGGCATTCTTCGCGTCGGCCGATTACGACATCATCCCCGACACGCTCACCGTCACCGCCGGCACCCGCTGGTACGAGTACCGCGAGTTCGAAGTGGGCTCGCAATACGGCACCGGCACCGGCTGCATGAACGTGCCGAACGGCGCCTGCAGCGGCGGGCTCGTCAACATCGACGCCGCGCACGACAAGAAGACCTATGCGGGCTTCAAGAGCCGGGGCAACGTGACCTGGCACATCACGCCCGACATCATGGCGTATTACACCTTCTCGCAGGGCTTCCGTCCCGGCGCGTTCAACCGCTCCGTCAGCAACGTGGCGCCGGGCCCCGGCGGCATCCCGCAGTTCACCAAGCCCAATGGCTACGGCCCCGACTCCCTGCAGAACCAGGAAATCGGCGTGAAGGGCACGTTCCTGGACAACCGCCTGCAGGTGAACCTGTCGGCCTACCTGATGCAGTGGAACAACGTGCAGTTCCTCTTCTTCAACCCGCCCTATCTCGGCAACACGACCTTCGGCATCAACGGCCCGGACTATCACGTGAAAGGCCTCGAAGGTCAGGTCGAGGCGCTGATCACCGACGGGCTGACCGTCGAGGGCTCGGGCTCCTACAACGACGACACGCAGGCCGGTTCGCCCTGCCTGGTGGCCAACAATCCCGCCTCGCCGACCTTCGGAAACTGCATCACGCAGATCATCCCGAAGGGCGGGGCGACGCTGCAGCCCTTCGTCAATCCGTTCGGCGCGCCGGGCACCGTTCCCGCCTTCTCGCCGAAATACCAGGGCAATATCCGCTTCCGCTACGACTGGAAGGCGTGGACCTACGACATGTTCGCGATGGTCGGCGCCAGCTACACCGGCAGCATGTACAACCAGCCGGCGACCTACACCTCCGGCGTCGGCGTCGTCGTGCCGAACACGACGTTCCTGCGCTATCTGCAGCCGGCCTTCACGACCTTCGACGCGTCGATCGGCATCTCGATGGACAAGTGGTACGCGCAGATCTTCGGCCAGAACCTGGGCGACGACCACTCCAGCACGTTCACCTCGTCGGCGCAGTTCATCAAGGCCGAAACCCCGCTGCGTCCGCGGGTGGTCGGTCTGAAGCTCGGCTATAATTTCTGA
- a CDS encoding sulfotransferase translates to MEPAATLAPLPSTEKSVRRLREWQKAGRHEDALREAQALLLELPENRDLLLIAAVSLRHLKRVPEALTMLERLEGFQPRFSRMHQERGLCFVAQKDAPRAIEALLRAVNVNPALPAAWSMLEGLYRLVGDTRNVATAAAHVATLKNLPPDVVTATSLFSDGDLAPAEAIVRAFLLTHGDHPEAMRLLARIGVARDVLDDAELLLAAVLTLAPDHRGARYDYADTLVKRHKYREAREQIDALLNLDPRHPDYRSLAATVAVGLGEQDKAIALYRGLLADIPGSPDLNLWLAHALKTVGQVPEAIDAYRAAAAARPDFGDAYWSLANLKTYRFGDDEIARMRAAEAAPATAPVDRYHLCFALGKALEDRGAFAESWRFYEKGNALKRAESRYRPEIIETNTARQIAVCTRDFFRRRDGWGVADRDPIFILGLPRSGSTLIEQILASHSEVEGTEELADIQRIVLDIQGRDPDLDNPRYPGALTDMTADGFRHLGEKYLADTRVHRTGKAFFIDKMPNNFRHIGLIHLMLPNARIIDARRDPMSCCFSNLKQLFANGQEFTYSIDDIARYYRTYLDLMQHWDAVLPGRILRVQHEDMVADLEGGVRRLLDHCGLAFEQACVDFHKTRRSVRTPSSEQVRRPIFRDGLEQWKAYEPWLGPLKAALGDALVRYRG, encoded by the coding sequence ATGGAACCTGCCGCCACCCTCGCACCTTTGCCGTCGACGGAAAAAAGCGTCCGCCGCCTGCGCGAATGGCAGAAGGCCGGGCGGCATGAGGATGCGCTGCGCGAGGCGCAGGCGCTTCTTCTCGAATTGCCGGAAAACCGGGACCTGCTCCTGATTGCAGCCGTCAGTCTGCGGCACCTCAAGCGCGTCCCCGAGGCGCTGACGATGCTCGAGCGCCTGGAGGGGTTTCAGCCGCGGTTCAGCCGCATGCACCAGGAGCGCGGCCTCTGTTTCGTCGCCCAAAAGGACGCGCCGCGCGCGATCGAAGCGCTGTTGCGCGCGGTGAACGTCAATCCGGCCCTTCCGGCGGCTTGGAGCATGCTGGAGGGCCTGTACCGGCTCGTCGGCGACACGCGGAACGTCGCCACGGCCGCCGCCCATGTCGCCACGCTGAAAAATCTTCCGCCGGATGTGGTGACCGCGACATCGCTGTTCTCCGACGGCGATCTGGCGCCGGCCGAGGCGATCGTCCGCGCCTTTCTCCTGACGCATGGCGATCATCCCGAGGCGATGCGGCTGCTGGCCAGGATCGGCGTCGCCCGCGACGTTCTCGACGATGCCGAACTGCTGCTCGCGGCCGTCCTGACGCTCGCGCCCGATCACCGCGGGGCGCGCTACGATTACGCCGACACCTTGGTGAAGCGGCACAAATACCGCGAAGCCCGCGAGCAGATCGACGCGCTGCTGAATCTGGACCCGCGCCACCCGGACTATCGCTCGCTCGCCGCCACGGTGGCCGTCGGCCTGGGCGAGCAGGACAAGGCGATCGCGCTTTATCGCGGCCTGCTTGCCGATATTCCGGGATCGCCCGATCTCAATCTATGGCTCGCGCATGCGTTGAAGACCGTCGGCCAAGTCCCCGAAGCCATCGACGCCTATCGCGCCGCGGCTGCTGCGCGTCCGGATTTCGGCGATGCCTATTGGAGCTTGGCGAATCTCAAGACCTACCGCTTCGGCGATGACGAGATCGCGCGGATGCGTGCCGCCGAGGCGGCGCCCGCGACGGCGCCGGTCGACCGCTATCATCTGTGTTTCGCCCTGGGCAAGGCGCTGGAAGACCGCGGCGCCTTCGCCGAGTCCTGGCGGTTCTATGAAAAGGGCAATGCGCTGAAACGCGCCGAGAGCCGCTACCGTCCCGAGATCATCGAGACCAACACCGCCCGGCAGATCGCGGTCTGCACGCGCGATTTTTTCCGTCGCCGCGACGGATGGGGCGTTGCCGATCGCGACCCGATCTTTATCTTGGGACTTCCGCGTTCCGGCTCGACGCTGATCGAGCAGATCCTCGCCTCGCATTCGGAGGTGGAAGGAACCGAAGAGCTCGCGGACATCCAGCGGATCGTCCTCGACATCCAGGGCCGCGATCCGGACCTCGACAATCCGCGCTATCCCGGCGCGCTCACCGACATGACGGCGGACGGCTTTCGGCACCTCGGCGAGAAATACCTCGCGGATACGCGCGTGCATCGCACCGGCAAGGCCTTCTTCATCGACAAGATGCCGAATAATTTCCGGCATATCGGCCTGATTCATCTGATGCTGCCGAACGCCCGCATCATCGATGCGCGGCGCGATCCGATGTCCTGCTGCTTCAGCAACCTCAAGCAGCTTTTCGCCAACGGACAGGAATTCACCTACAGCATCGACGATATCGCGCGCTATTACCGCACCTATCTCGACCTGATGCAGCACTGGGACGCGGTGCTGCCGGGGCGGATTCTGCGAGTGCAGCACGAGGATATGGTCGCGGACCTCGAAGGCGGCGTGCGCCGTCTCCTGGATCATTGCGGCCTCGCCTTCGAACAGGCCTGCGTCGATTTCCACAAGACCCGCCGCAGCGTCCGCACGCCGAGCTCCGAGCAGGTCCGCCGGCCGATCTTCCGAGACGGGCTGGAACAGTGGAAGGCCTACGAGCCCTGGCTCGGCCCGCTGAAGGCCGCGCTCGGTGACGCGCTGGTCCGCTACCGGGGCTGA
- a CDS encoding phospholipase C, phosphocholine-specific, with protein MTRSERRTFLKHAVAGLAAGALPLQLRQALALPARGKTGTIMDIEHVVILMQENRSFDHYFGMLRGVRGFSDPRPLMLPSGESVWHQPSPGAPPETPFRLDSKNSAAQSLGSLDHSWKGSQARWKNHDAWIAAKGPMTMGHFAREDIPFYYALADAFTICDAYHCSLFGPTNPNRMFLFTGTNGLAVGNDGLQAIQNPPDEVNETADPRNDAPAFGAYRWTTYAERLQAAGIDWRIYQEYDNYGDNALAYFAAFRGLDPASDLYDRARSWPATSNAANAKQSRGEHLVRRFADDVAGGRLPQVSWIVAPYILCEHPAACPAFGEQLVARLLSVLASHPDVWAKTAFILNYDENDGFFDHVPPPVPPGMGISTVSLQGESYKGEPVGLGPRVPLLIVSPWTKGGFVNSELFDHTSVIRFLERRFGVMEPNITPWRRAVCGDLTSAFDFAANDGGWRASLPDTAGYNAQGDAAPSLPPVKRPETNTLPRQEPGRRPARALPYALEVAGGAEPGRFALRIDNRGSAGACLTVYAKDGAAGPWYYTVGAGESVSDSLPVGKDGFAFAVHGPNGFLRELSARAPYPSVAVTSRYDAAGESLVLRLHNSGPAPCDVTVAPRDYANAPARTHRLAAGAATEDRWPIAVSDHWYDLEARSGDAVWRFAGHCETGRASFSDPAIGRDIV; from the coding sequence ATGACGCGAAGCGAGCGCAGGACGTTCCTAAAACACGCCGTGGCGGGCCTCGCCGCCGGGGCGCTGCCGCTGCAGCTTCGCCAGGCGCTCGCCCTTCCCGCGCGCGGCAAGACCGGCACCATCATGGACATCGAACATGTGGTGATCCTGATGCAGGAGAACCGGTCCTTCGACCACTATTTCGGCATGCTGCGCGGAGTGCGCGGCTTCTCCGATCCCAGGCCGCTCATGCTGCCGTCCGGCGAGTCCGTCTGGCACCAGCCCTCGCCGGGAGCTCCGCCCGAAACACCGTTCCGGCTGGACAGCAAGAACAGCGCGGCGCAGAGCCTGGGCAGCCTCGATCATAGCTGGAAAGGCTCGCAGGCCCGGTGGAAGAACCACGATGCCTGGATCGCCGCCAAGGGGCCGATGACGATGGGCCATTTCGCGCGCGAGGACATTCCGTTCTACTACGCCCTCGCCGACGCCTTCACGATCTGCGATGCCTATCATTGCTCGCTGTTCGGACCGACCAATCCGAACCGCATGTTCCTGTTCACCGGCACCAACGGCCTGGCGGTCGGCAATGACGGGCTCCAGGCGATCCAGAATCCGCCGGACGAGGTCAACGAGACCGCCGATCCCAGGAACGACGCGCCGGCCTTTGGCGCCTATCGCTGGACCACCTATGCCGAAAGGCTGCAGGCCGCCGGCATCGATTGGCGCATCTATCAAGAATACGACAACTACGGCGACAACGCGCTGGCCTATTTCGCCGCCTTTCGCGGCCTCGATCCGGCTTCGGACCTGTACGACCGGGCGCGGAGCTGGCCGGCGACCTCCAACGCCGCGAACGCCAAGCAGTCGCGCGGCGAGCATCTCGTGCGCCGCTTCGCCGACGACGTCGCGGGCGGGCGGCTGCCGCAGGTCTCGTGGATCGTGGCGCCCTATATCCTGTGCGAGCATCCGGCCGCCTGCCCCGCCTTCGGCGAGCAGCTCGTGGCGCGGCTGCTCTCCGTGCTGGCGAGCCATCCCGATGTCTGGGCGAAGACCGCGTTCATCCTCAACTACGACGAGAATGACGGCTTCTTCGATCATGTGCCGCCGCCGGTGCCACCGGGCATGGGCATCAGCACCGTCTCGCTGCAGGGCGAAAGCTACAAGGGCGAGCCGGTCGGCCTCGGCCCGCGCGTGCCGCTCCTGATTGTGTCGCCCTGGACCAAGGGCGGCTTCGTCAATTCGGAGCTGTTCGACCACACATCGGTAATCCGTTTCCTGGAGCGGCGCTTCGGCGTCATGGAGCCCAACATCACGCCATGGCGGCGCGCCGTGTGCGGCGACCTGACCTCCGCTTTCGACTTCGCCGCGAACGATGGCGGCTGGCGCGCATCTCTGCCGGACACCGCCGGCTACAATGCGCAGGGCGACGCCGCGCCGTCGCTGCCGCCCGTCAAACGGCCGGAGACAAACACGCTGCCCCGGCAGGAGCCGGGACGGCGCCCGGCGCGGGCTCTGCCCTATGCGCTGGAAGTCGCCGGCGGCGCCGAGCCGGGCCGTTTCGCTCTACGGATCGACAATCGCGGCAGCGCCGGCGCCTGCCTGACGGTCTATGCCAAAGACGGCGCGGCCGGACCGTGGTACTACACCGTCGGCGCCGGCGAGAGCGTTTCCGACAGCCTCCCCGTCGGCAAGGATGGCTTCGCCTTCGCCGTTCATGGCCCCAACGGCTTTTTGCGCGAACTCTCCGCGCGCGCGCCTTATCCGTCCGTCGCCGTCACGTCGCGCTATGACGCGGCGGGCGAAAGCCTCGTCCTTCGTCTTCACAATAGCGGTCCTGCGCCTTGCGACGTGACCGTCGCGCCACGCGACTATGCGAACGCGCCGGCGCGGACGCACCGCCTGGCGGCCGGCGCGGCTACTGAGGATCGCTGGCCCATCGCCGTCAGCGATCATTGGTACGACCTGGAAGCGCGCAGCGGCGACGCCGTCTGGCGCTTCGCCGGCCATTGCGAGACCGGCCGGGCCAGCTTCAGCGATCCGGCGATCGGCCGAGACATCGTTTGA